The window AAAACGACATTCTTCAAGATGCTCGCAGGCGAGATAGCGCCGAGCGCAGGCGAAGTCTACTTCAAAGACAAGCGCATCAGCGACCTCGGCATGACACGCGTCGTACAGCTTGGCGTCGCGAAGAGCTTTCAAATCACGCAAATCTTTCCGCGCCTGAGCGTCGAGGAAAACGTCCTCGTTCCGGCACTTGCGGCGACGCGTGGAAAGTTCAAGCTCGACGCACTTGTCCCGTTGTCGGGCGCGAAGAAGGCCCACGAGATTGCGGTGCGGGTGCTGCGGGAAGTCGATTTGCTCGAACGCCGCAGAGTCCGCGCAAGCGATCTCTCATACGGCGAGAAGCGGCGTCTCGAAGTCGCGCTCGCGCTTGCCACGCAACCGGAAGTGTTGCTTCTTGACGAACCGGCGGCGGGTATGAGTCCGACCGAACGTACCTCGATGATCGAGCTGATTCAAACCTTGCGCAAGAGTGTGACGATCGTGATCGTCGAGCACGATATGGACGTCGTCTTTGGTCTTGCCGATCGCATCGTC of the Candidatus Baltobacteraceae bacterium genome contains:
- a CDS encoding ABC transporter ATP-binding protein, with product MPLLEARSLTRRFGGLVAVDSVSLAIEPLTVTALIGPNGAGKTTFFKMLAGEIAPSAGEVYFKDKRISDLGMTRVVQLGVAKSFQITQIFPRLSVEENVLVPALAATRGKFKLDALVPLSGAKKAHEIAVRVLREVDLLERRRVRASDLSYGEKRRLEVALALATQPEVLLLDEPAAGMSPTERTSMIELIQTLRKSVTIVIVEHDMDVVFGLADRIVVLQDGKQIAEGSPSEIRGNPRVQEAYLGTGGVE